A segment of the Dehalococcoidia bacterium genome:
TGAACGTCGCTCCCGAACTTGGGCACTTAGATATCTGATCGAAAAGCCTGGGCCCTGAAGTCTAAAGGGTCGTCTACTGGGAGATGCTCTGACTCTCGACGAGTATCTCTTGGATCAGGCCGAGCACTTTCCTTGCGATCGTGTCACGAATCTCTCTCGTCTCATCCACACCCTGACCTGCCGGGTCTGGGAGTCCCCAGTCTTCGATCCCCCTGATGAAGAGAGCGGGACAGGCCTCGGCGTCGATTTCGCAGCCCATCGTGATTACCCTGCGGGCTGCCTCACCCATGTCGTCGGTAAGCATCTGCGGCCGGCTCTGAGNNNNNNNNNNNNNNNNNNNNNNNNNNNNNNNNNNNNNNNNNNNNNNNNNNNNNNNNNNNNNNNNNNNNNNNNNNNNGAGGCGGTCTGCCAGAGAGTTGAAGATCGACGCGGCCATCTGACTTCTTCCAGCGTTGTGGACGCAGACGAACAGCGTGGTGGTCATGAACTTTCTCTCCTCACGTTCCCATTACTGGATGACGTGATGCGCTGAAGTCCGGGCCTTAACAGGTACTCGTGGACTGCGGCGCCGATTGGAGCGCCAATCATGGGCCCGACGATGTATACCCAGAAACCATTCGAAGGTCCAGGGATCGCGATGCTGCCCCAGCCCGCTAGGAATGCTACGATGCGCGGCCCGAAATCCCTGGCAGGATTCCAACCTGCCTGGGTCAGCGGAGCAAACAGGCTGATCACAGGAGAGGTGTCATGTTCCTGGTAGACAGCCCGGCGTTTCGTCGGTCTGTCAGGGAAAAGATGACCAGAGCAAGAATCGCAGTGCCGAATCCCTCGACGAAAGCCGCTCCCGCGGGTGAGATTAGCGCAGCAGCATCTGGGCCGGTGCCATACATGGCGGGATTCGGGAAGTACTCCCCGAACATCATTGCTGAAAGCTGGCTACCGGCCTCTCCTCTCACTATGCCGTTGTCCGATTCGAAGCGAACAATGAACGGTGAAAAGACGGCCAGAATGGTCACTCCGGCGAGAATGGCCCCGAGAAGTTGGGCTGTCCAGTAGAGAGGAAGCATTCGGAAGGAGAACTCGGAGCGTCTGAAGATGGCAAACGCCAGGCTAACTGCCGGATTGAGGTGCGCACCGGATACGTTCGCGGACACGTAGATTGCAAGCGCAACGCCAAAGGCCCACACCACGGCTACCTGCCACAGGCCCATCTGGGCCCCTGTCGCCACGGCTGCTGCAACCGAACCAATGCCAAACAGCACCAGGATGTATGTCCCAATAGTTTCGCCCATGAACGCGCGAGTTGATCCGCGCATTACAGGGCTAGCGCTCTCGACCGAGGACGGTCGATTCCCAGGAACAGATGACACAGCGTCCCTCAGTTCCCGGCTACCCAACTCGTTCGACTCTCTCTGGCCCGGAAGGCAGTTAGGTCAGTTGACGCCTGCTTTTCGAAGCTGAAGTCCGAGGTCAGCGAAGTCGGCAGCAGTAGCGCCGCCTTAAGGAACGACTCAAGGTCCGGTATGTTGTAGATGTTGATCTCGTAGCCCCAGCTCTCCAGCGCGTCCAGGACCTGCCGCCTGAGGAGATTCTTCCAGTTTATGGACACTCGACTTATGCCCCATTCGGTGACGCTGGAGAGGATACGCTGAGCCTCCTCCGGCATGGCAAGTACCAGGGGCGCCATAAAGTCTACCGGACACTGGATTACGGCGTCAGGGAATTCGTTACGGAGCTTTCTGAACCCATCCTCGCCGAGGACATCGACAGTTGCGCTGAACCACAGTTGAGGGAAGTTCCCACCCCGAGACTTGATCTCTTTCATGAGCTTTCCGAGGGTGGGACCGTTCTCCATAATGTCGAGCTTTACCGACCGACCTGCGTCGTAACAGAAGCTTAGAAGCTCGCCAAGTTCCATGGGGTCGCCCGGCAACGCTTCGTCGATTGGGTCAAGATTCAGCACGAGCCTTCCAGTCGCAGGGTTCGTTCGCACTGCAGCCTCGCACCACTGGACGTCCGATCCGATAAAGCGGCTCAGGCTGTCCCGGTCATTGACTCCGTGCCAGACGAATTGGACGTGCCTTGGCAGGTCTTCAGGGGATGCCAGTTCCGCGATGTCGTACTTGTCCCCGCTGACCGTAGTTCGTGGAAGTCTTGAGCGCGCCGTTTCGAAGAGTGTGTCCGCGTGGAGGAGTAGAATATCGCCTGCATCCTCCATGTCAGCGACCGCCTCCAGGTTGGCAGGCTCGTTGTCGATGAACGCCACTACACGATAGCCCTTGTTCTGGAAGTATCGGATACCCTCACACTTCGCGCACTCGATCTTTTTCTCCCAGGTATAGGGGCTCATATAGACGAGGTCATCCCTGAAGTAGACCTTGAACTCACTGCCCAGCGCATTGAGTGAACGGAGAGTGTCGGCCCTAAGACGCTCAGTTCGAGCGGTATTGATGCCGACGCTTGTTCCCGGCTGAATCTGGAACCAGCGCATCACCTCCATGACGCCAGCATAGGGTCGATGGGACTCCAGCATGACGTCGCTGTCCCAGTATCTCTTCCTATACCAGGAGATGACATCAGCCTTGACGTCATCGCTAAGGTGCGGCATTCCTTCGAGGAGTGCATCGATCTGGTTCTCGCTTACATCGATGTCGCGCAGGCCGATCTCGGGAAAGTAGCTGGTCAGGTGCTTCTGGTCGTACTCGCGAAGCAGACGCAGAACCATGTGCCTGAGGTCGACTATGGTGCCGTCGACATCAAACAGGACGATAAGCTGGTCGTCAGGAAACGCGGACCGCATCTGCTGGTAGTGAGATGCCAGCCTTCGCATCCAGCTTGACTCTCGTTGGTCAGAGTAAGTGGCATTGTTCATGAGTTCACAATACCAGCGTAATGTTAATTGCTCATCAACGCCGCTTTAAGGGAAGTTATAAACCCTAAAGTCTATAATTCCCAGGCGGCCCTGTAGTCCAGCTTGTCATCGCCGGTGCACACGAACAACTCTCCACTCGGAACGCTTCGGTCCTGGTTACGGCATCCGAAGCCAGCCGTGCATCGACTCTGGGCGTTCTTGTACGGACACCGGTACTTGGATACTTCGTTGGCAGTCTCATTGATGCCTCGGAATATATCCTCGAGGCGCAACATGCTGCGACGGTACTTTTGAGGGTCGAACGGCGCCCGGTCCGCCACTACGCTACCGGCACCGGCTCTTCAGCTTCGAGCAGACCGACGAACCGCTTAGCCATGTCGACGCACTCCATAGCGTCCTTGCCGTAGCCGTCTGCGCCAAAGTCGTCAGCGAACTCCTGTGTGAGGGGTGCGCCGCCAACCATGATCTTCACGATGTCCCTCAGACCGTTCTCCTCGAATGCGTCGATGGTCCGGCCCATATTAGGCATCGTAGTCGTGAGAAGCGCCGACATTCCTAGAACGTCTGCCTCGTGCTCGACGACCGCGTCGATGAATTCGTCAGGTGAAGTATCGACGCCGAGGTCGTGGACAACAAACCCGGCTCCACGCAGCATCATGATGCACAGGTTCTTTCCTATGTCGTGGAGGTCGCCCTTCACGGTGCCCATGATGATGGTACCGACTGGTTCAACACCAGACTCCGAGAGAATTGGCTCGATGTGTGCCATGCCGGCCTTCATTGCCCGGGCGGCGACAAGCACCTCTGGAACGAAAATCACGTTGTCCCTGAACTTGATGCCTACGATCGCCATACCTGCAATGAGACCGTCATCGAGAATGGTGTTTGCGGAAAATCCATCACCAAGAGCCTGGACCGTAAGTCGATCTACCTCGTGGTGACTTCCCACGATCAACTCGTAGCTGATCTGTTGCATAAGCGGATCAGCGTGGTCCCACTGTCCGCGAATGTGGTCCTGTTCGAACTGCCTGGTAACCCAGCCAAGTTCTTGTTTGAGTCCCTCATGGACTACCGGCATGTCTGCTCTCTCTCACTGGTTCTTTGGGCGGTCGCACGGATTCTAGCAAGCCTCAAGTTTGGCAATCTAGGCGGTCTGCTCAGGCGTTGGTCTCGCACCACTCCCTTACCGCTTCAGGTATCGCAATCAGGTTCTCCAGCTTGGTCGCCAGGGGGATCGCGCATTCGGGAGCGATCATCTGCACTCCAGCGTCCAGGCAGGCAAACACCTCTTCACGCACCTCGGCAGGTCCACGTGCGTACAGCGTAGTCGGGTTGTTTATGTTTCCAACAAGCCCGATCTTGCCCTCTACCATGTCCATCGCGGCCTGAGGGTCGTTCTTGGAATCGAAGTGGAAATATGCCATCCCGGTATCTGCGATGTAGGGCATCCTGTCCAGTGTGTTGCCGCAAATGTGCAGAATGAGAGG
Coding sequences within it:
- a CDS encoding aquaporin — its product is MISLFAPLTQAGWNPARDFGPRIVAFLAGWGSIAIPGPSNGFWVYIVGPMIGAPIGAAVHEYLLRPGLQRITSSSNGNVRRESS
- a CDS encoding corrinoid protein, coding for MQQISYELIVGSHHEVDRLTVQALGDGFSANTILDDGLIAGMAIVGIKFRDNVIFVPEVLVAARAMKAGMAHIEPILSESGVEPVGTIIMGTVKGDLHDIGKNLCIMMLRGAGFVVHDLGVDTSPDEFIDAVVEHEADVLGMSALLTTTMPNMGRTIDAFEENGLRDIVKIMVGGAPLTQEFADDFGADGYGKDAMECVDMAKRFVGLLEAEEPVPVA
- a CDS encoding HAD family hydrolase encodes the protein MRRLASHYQQMRSAFPDDQLIVLFDVDGTIVDLRHMVLRLLREYDQKHLTSYFPEIGLRDIDVSENQIDALLEGMPHLSDDVKADVISWYRKRYWDSDVMLESHRPYAGVMEVMRWFQIQPGTSVGINTARTERLRADTLRSLNALGSEFKVYFRDDLVYMSPYTWEKKIECAKCEGIRYFQNKGYRVVAFIDNEPANLEAVADMEDAGDILLLHADTLFETARSRLPRTTVSGDKYDIAELASPEDLPRHVQFVWHGVNDRDSLSRFIGSDVQWCEAAVRTNPATGRLVLNLDPIDEALPGDPMELGELLSFCYDAGRSVKLDIMENGPTLGKLMKEIKSRGGNFPQLWFSATVDVLGEDGFRKLRNEFPDAVIQCPVDFMAPLVLAMPEEAQRILSSVTEWGISRVSINWKNLLRRQVLDALESWGYEINIYNIPDLESFLKAALLLPTSLTSDFSFEKQASTDLTAFRARESRTSWVAGN
- a CDS encoding aquaporin — protein: MRGSTRAFMGETIGTYILVLFGIGSVAAAVATGAQMGLWQVAVVWAFGVALAIYVSANVSGAHLNPAVSLAFAIFRRSEFSFRMLPLYWTAQLLGAILAGVTILAVFSPFIVRFESDNGIVRGEAGSQLSAMMFGEYFPNPAMYGTGPDAAALISPAGAAFVEGFGTAILALVIFSLTDRRNAGLSTRNMTPLL